The following coding sequences lie in one Cronobacter universalis NCTC 9529 genomic window:
- the pdxH gene encoding pyridoxamine 5'-phosphate oxidase, whose amino-acid sequence MSDIDHLQQIAHLRREYTKGGLRRRDLTDQPLPLFERWLAQACEAKLADPTAMVVATVDEQGQPYQRIVLLKHFDERGMVFYTNLGSRKAHHLENNPRISLLFPWHMLERQVMITGKAERLSTLEVVKYFHSRPRDSQIGAWVSKQSSRISARGVLESKFLELKQKFQQGEVPLPSFWGGFRVSFDQVEFWQGGEHRLHDRFLYQRDADGWKIDRLAP is encoded by the coding sequence ATGTCTGATATTGACCATCTGCAACAGATTGCGCACCTGCGCCGTGAATACACCAAAGGCGGGCTGCGCCGCCGCGACTTAACCGACCAGCCGCTGCCGCTGTTTGAACGCTGGCTCGCGCAGGCGTGCGAGGCGAAACTCGCCGATCCTACCGCAATGGTCGTCGCTACCGTCGATGAACAGGGCCAGCCGTACCAGCGTATCGTGCTGCTCAAGCATTTCGACGAGCGCGGCATGGTGTTTTACACCAACCTTGGCAGCCGCAAGGCGCACCATCTCGAAAACAACCCGCGCATCAGTCTGCTGTTTCCGTGGCATATGCTGGAGCGGCAGGTGATGATCACTGGCAAAGCCGAGCGTCTCTCGACGCTGGAAGTGGTGAAATATTTCCACAGCCGCCCGCGCGACAGCCAGATTGGCGCCTGGGTCTCAAAGCAGTCGAGCCGTATTTCCGCGCGCGGCGTGCTGGAAAGCAAATTCCTCGAACTGAAACAGAAATTCCAGCAGGGCGAAGTTCCCTTGCCGAGTTTCTGGGGCGGTTTTCGCGTCTCGTTTGACCAGGTCGAATTCTGGCAGGGCGGCGAGCACCGGCTGCATGACCGCTTTTTATACCAGCGTGACGCCGACGGCTGGAAAATCGACCGTCTCGCCCCGT